From the Candidatus Polarisedimenticolaceae bacterium genome, one window contains:
- the murI gene encoding glutamate racemase, protein MDPRPIGVFDSGVGGLTVFRALEAAVPGESFLYLGDTARVPYGTKSAETVVRYGIEAARFLRRHDVKAIVVACNTVSSVALDAVAEEAKVPVVGVILPGARRAVKASRTGRIGVIGTRATVASEAYPRAILALRGDAEVFSVACPLFVPLAEEGWTDDDVTKAVAERYLATLKDSGVDTLVLGCTHYPLLAPVLQEVMGPDVALVDSAESVSVEVHDWFAGDAVLRAPKAVKPATRFYVTDAPGPFLHVAERFLGRPVELIGRSRLDAEGNA, encoded by the coding sequence ATGGATCCGAGACCGATCGGCGTCTTCGATTCCGGGGTCGGCGGTCTGACCGTCTTCCGGGCCCTCGAGGCGGCGGTCCCCGGCGAGTCCTTTCTCTACCTCGGCGACACCGCGCGCGTCCCGTACGGCACGAAGTCCGCCGAGACGGTCGTGCGCTACGGGATCGAGGCCGCGCGGTTCCTGCGCCGACACGACGTGAAGGCGATCGTGGTCGCCTGCAACACCGTCTCCTCCGTCGCGCTCGACGCCGTCGCCGAGGAGGCGAAGGTCCCCGTCGTCGGCGTGATCCTCCCCGGCGCGCGTCGCGCGGTGAAGGCCTCGCGCACCGGCCGCATCGGTGTGATCGGCACCCGCGCGACCGTCGCGAGCGAGGCGTACCCGCGCGCGATCCTCGCCCTGCGCGGCGACGCGGAGGTGTTCAGCGTGGCCTGCCCGCTCTTCGTCCCGCTCGCCGAGGAGGGATGGACGGACGACGACGTCACGAAGGCGGTCGCCGAGCGGTACCTCGCGACCCTGAAGGACTCCGGCGTCGACACGCTGGTGCTCGGCTGCACCCACTACCCGCTTCTCGCCCCCGTGCTCCAGGAGGTGATGGGGCCCGACGTCGCGCTCGTCGACTCCGCGGAGTCGGTGTCGGTCGAGGTGCACGACTGGTTCGCGGGGGACGCGGTGCTGCGCGCCCCGAAGGCGGTGAAGCCGGCCACGAGGTTCTACGTGACCGACGCCCCGGGCCCGTTCCTGCACGTCGCCGAGCGTTTCCTCGGCCGCCCGGTCGAGCTGATCGGCCGCTCGCGTCTCGACGCGGAGGGGAACGCATGA